The genomic DNA AATAAGCTCTCGATGCTGGGCATCGAAGACGCGGCCACTGGCCTGCGCATTGGCGCGCTGGAGCGCATGAGCGACGTGGGCGAGCACCCGCTGGTGGTGCAGAACTACCCCGTTATTTCGCAGTCGTTGCTGGCCTCGGCCTCGCCGCAGCTGCGCAACATGGCCAGCATGGGCGGCAACCTGCTGCAACGCACCCGCTGCGGCTACTTCCGCGACACCGCGTTTCCGTGCAATAAGCGGGTGCCCGGCTCGGGCTGCCCCGCCCAAAACGGCGACAACCGCACGCTGGCCATCCTGGGTGGCAGTTCCAGCTGCATTGCTACCCACGCCTCCGACCTAGCCGTGGCGCTGGTGGCCCTCGAAGCTAAATTGACGCTGGAAAGCCCCAAGGGCACGACCCGTACCGTGGCGCTGGCTGATTTTTATAAGCTGCCCGGCTCGACACCCAACAGTGAAAATCATTTGGCCCCCGGCGAATTAATTACCGCCATCACGGTGCCGGCCGCGGCGCACGCCCGCAAGTCGCACTACCTCAAGGTGCGCGACCGCGCTTCGTACGCCTATGCGCTGGTATCGGCGGCGGTGGGGCTCGATGTGCAGGCGGGTATTATTCGCTCGGCTCGGGTGGCGCTGGGGGGGGTAGGGACCGTGCCGTGGCGCGTGCCCGCCGTGGAGAAATATCTGGTGGGCAAGCCCGCCACGGAGGACAACTTCCGCGCCGCCGCCGCCCTGGCCGTGCGCGATGCCAAGCCTTACGAGCGCAATAAATTCAAGCTGGAGCTGGCGCAGCGCACCATCGTGCGCGCTTTGCTGGAAGTAGTGTAGCGGTGGCTACTGCGCGCTTTTTTGTCATTGCGAGCGCTCCATCTCTGCTTGATGCGCAGAATGTTGCGCTCGCAATGACAGGCGATTTTAACGACTGATAATTGCTTACTGCTTAAGAAACTACTATGTCTGCTGAACCCCAATTTTTTGACCAGCCCGGCGGTTTCGTGGGCCAGCCCATTGTGCGCGTGGAGGGCCGCGAAAAGGTAACCGGCAAGGCTAAGTATTCGGCTGAGTTTCCGCTACCCGGCCTCACCTACGGCGTGCTGGCCACCAGCCCCATTGCCAAGGGCAAGATTATGAGCATCGAAACGGCCGCTGCCGCCCGCGAGCCGGGCGTAATTGCCGTGCTCACCCACCAAAACCTGCCCAAGCTGGCTAAAACGCCCGATACGCCGGAAGGCAAGAAAGATACTGGTTCGCAGATGGGCTTCATGCCCCTCACCAGCGACGAGATTTTTTACGCTGCCCAACCGGTGGCGCTGGTGGTGGCCGACACCCTGGACCACGCCATGCACGCTGCTACCCTGGTGAAGGTGACGTATCAGAAAGCGGCCCCCATCGCCAGCTTCCACGACCCCAAGGCGGAGCTGTTTGACCCGCAGAAAATCCAGGACGGCAAGGCCGACGGCCACACCCGGCGCGGCGATGCCAAGGGCGCGTTTGCCAGCTCGGCCATTC from Hymenobacter psoromatis includes the following:
- a CDS encoding FAD-binding molybdopterin dehydrogenase — translated: MNNFSYTQAASTKEATTAKAADKQAAFIGGGTTLIDLMKSDIEQHSLLIDINKLSMLGIEDAATGLRIGALERMSDVGEHPLVVQNYPVISQSLLASASPQLRNMASMGGNLLQRTRCGYFRDTAFPCNKRVPGSGCPAQNGDNRTLAILGGSSSCIATHASDLAVALVALEAKLTLESPKGTTRTVALADFYKLPGSTPNSENHLAPGELITAITVPAAAHARKSHYLKVRDRASYAYALVSAAVGLDVQAGIIRSARVALGGVGTVPWRVPAVEKYLVGKPATEDNFRAAAALAVRDAKPYERNKFKLELAQRTIVRALLEVV